The genomic region TCCCCGTCATTTGGCTCGGGCTTTGGTTTGGCAACTGGTGCTGTGTCTTTCTGAATCAAACAGCAGAGGGAGTCCACCCTGGCCATCAGTGATCTCTCGACTGCAGCAGTAACCGGCGGGCCTTGTGTGTCACCAAGAAGGTACTGAGCAATCCCCTCGAGTGTTTCTTTGGTTGGCACCTCGTTGTTGGCCAATGCCGGATCGCCTGAAGTGATCTGCTCTGAGATGCAGTTGCCTAGGTGGTTGACCAGATCATCCACTGACATGGATGGTCTAAGCCCAGGCACCTTCAATTGACTCCACCAGTTGGGGATATTGAATTCTGGTGCTGCACCATTCACATTTCTGCTGACAGCTTGTGCACCTACAGCACCAACTCCTGTAAAAATGCCTGTGGTATTAGAAAGATTAAATCAAAATATATTCAGATGTATCACGTTATTAAGTGAAACGTAGAGATGCGTCTACCCGTAAAGCAAATCACGTACAGGGGTATTCATACTTCATGGTACTGATAAGCAGTGCGCCAACATGATGCGGGAGCAGAAATGAATGCAGAAGATGCCATCATAGGCTTAAATTACCTATTCCTACTGTCTGAGGAGGATATTCTGCTGGCATTCTTATGGAATCATTGTTTTCTTTCTTAGCAGATATGGAGGAACCGGCACATGGTGACACCGAATCTGAATAGCCAGGCAAAGCCCGATGTTCATCTTTCAAATTAGTAAAACCAGCGCATTTTGATTCAACCGGATCCTCAAATATTGTGCACCTAGGTTCAAACAATGTAGGGTCTAATGTGATCTCTGGCTGTTGACTCAATTGATATAACCGCTGATCACACTGAATAAGCTTCTCAAAATTCTTGCTTAACAAGGTTGAAGGGCACTGCAGAAAATGCCGCCTGCAAATTTTTATTTTTGAACAATCAGAATACTGAACGAAGGAGTAGAGGCTCAACAAATAATAGTATAAAGGCAGTATGTTATAAACCAAAGTTCTGAGTTCTAGATGATGCTACTGTGTTATAATCAAAGTTCAGTGTTATAGATAATACCATGCACCATAGCTTTATTAAATAGATACCTGGCTCCAGAAAGCTATATTTGAATGCATGCCAGCTTCTTTTTTTCCTTCCTCTTATGCAGTGTGTAACAGATTGTATTCATAATTTTTAGGGCCCAAAAAGAGACCAGATGAGGTCCTGTGATGCACATACGTGCACTGAGGGAATAACTGTACGTAGTATGTAACAATAGAAGAATGGGTGACAGAACATAAAGGATATAGAGACGAGTTTTTTTTTTACTAGAAAGGGTGACAATGTCTCCTTATCTTCTTGAATTTATAAGTGACTCCTAAGCAGATAGAATCCAGATATGATACAACTCAAGTCAAAGTGATCCACAACTAAATAACTGGTCCCTCAGTACCCAATTGCTCCCAAAAGGGGCAAACAGTTCTTTCTGTTCTAATAACAAATAAAAAGCCAGAAACATAGTACTACAGAACCCCAAGTAAACATCATAAATATCTTGAAATGCGTCCAGAGGCCACAAATATGGAACGATAAAGTAAAAATCATGTGGCACATAGTACTACAGAACCTAGGTAAACACTGTCAATATCTTCCGAATGCTACCAGAGCCTCTAAACATAAAGCAGATAAGCTACGCATTATACTCCAACAGAAATAATAGTAACAAATTGTATGAGGTACTGCCAGATATATAGGAGCAATCTTCTCGTATGAAATCTATTTTAATTATGAACACTCAATAATTAGAAGTAATTCACCTGTGCATACTTGCTTGCCCACCAGTGAAATCTGAGGCAGCCTGCCACAGTGTGTGTTTCCTTGGCTGCGGATCTGTCTCTTTAAAGAAAAGAGGTGGCCTGGCCAACTTCAGGAAAAGGAAGACACCTCAGAATCAAAACAGAGGTAGTGAACTAAGAAGaaaaaagaaacaaacatctccCAGATAAGCGTACCACCACGTCCAAGGTTCCTTGGCCATTTTCGGGGCAAATTGCCTTCAAAGCAGCAATATCTGACCATTGAATTTCTATCTTACTTTTAAGGCCACCTTCCAGAACTTCCCACACAAGTTTATGCTTTGCAAAGTAACACTTCGCCACCAAATCACCTTCATACCGTGAGACATACTGCACAGAGAACATAGTGaactttaattaagatatttaagGGCAAATTTTGTTCAGGTGGACTATTATATGAACTACTGGAAGTGCTGGCATGCAGAGAGTTTGGCTCATAAGCAATTGTTGCAGCAAAATATGCACAAAAGATTGGATAACATAAAagatgcattgatattgcactaacTCTTCATACTACAGGAGTATCAGTATTATAATTGTTAATTTTAGCTTCAAGTTGCATAGGCTACAGGTGAAAGAACAACTGTGATAACGGTTTACGACATCAAGAGTATTTAATTTAATGTATTGACTATGTCACAACAAAGCATCGTTATTCATCGGCATTGTGTCTTTCGTGTGAAGTGTGAATGCAGTACTTCCCTTATTAAAAAAATAAAGGCAGCATAAAAAGGGAAACATACACCTAACGCATATTGAAGTTCCATCAAAGGCCCAGAGCTCATAAAAGAGCAGCAGAAATAAATCCCTCACCTCCCATGAACCAATCTTCAATATATTTGCAGGAAAATTCGAAGCTTTTAGCCGTTCGCCTGCTGAAGACACACCGGATTTACTGTCTTTCTTCTTGGAAGGCTCAGAACCACTGTTGTCCATGGAAGACTCCCCAGCGTTGGATGCTTGAGAAAGTCTCATCTGAATCAAATCCAAGAGTGATGGGCTTTTTTTCAGCCGCAGACCCAATGGGCTAGGTTCATCAAGTACATTGTGGTACATATCCTGAAAGTGTCAATTAGCATATACAAACAATAAATCTCAAATCTGACAATTCTACAATTATACATGCATAATCATATTTTGTCGACCAACATTTGATTAGTCATTCCACTTTTACAGGAGGAAAATATCATTAACACCTCAAAACAGAAGCATACAAATTCCAAGGGATAAATAGCCAGTCCAGATTATTTTCTTAACAAAGTTACTCATTTTTTCGTTCACTCAAACAAAGTATATTTTGAACGTACAGAAAGTGTTGTTGCCCGGATAAAGCATGTACACATGCATATTGGCTAGATAATGGACTGAAATCCTCTAAACAAAACCTTACCTGGTGCACAGAGTACATGTACAGTACAGTACTATTTTATGTCAATGCGCCAAGAACAGAGCATGTTTCTGGTATCTGTGTTTTTGTGTCTAGATGATAGTAAAAAATTCCAATCATAGATTTGTACCGTGACAGGACTTGCTAATTCAAGAGCATGGTAGACTGGTAGTATTAAGACTTCATGAGCATGGTTAAACTATTGTTTCTTTTTTACATGCTTGCTTTAAAGCATTAAACTATATTCAACATCCTCCTCTATATCTGTCATTTACAGTCTTctgtaaaagattctctctttatATCTCCTCTAAATATAGGGAACAGGAGCATTTGGCGCTCCTTGTTGGAGTCAGCCTTAGGTTGTCTCCAGCAAGAGACGCTAAAGCGTCCGATACTAGGATGCGGTTTCGGTGGCATGGAGAAAAAGCTCCATACTCCAGAGAAGAAACCTTCCGGAGGCAGCCGATCCAAATGTCAACATGAAAAAAAAACAATTTCTCACCATGTAAACATATTTGATAATTTTAATATAAAAATGTTTTGCAATCCGCGAATGATTTTTTTGCATTGCGTACTATTACGATTTTCATAAAATGTCAAATTTCAAAGAAAAAAATTACTTCATTTTTGCATTGCTTACCTAGGTTAAAGTTGTATTTAAATGAATATTACAAAAAATATTGTAGTATATGAATTCTGTTATCACTGTAGATATAGAGGACCGAATTTAGAGGACGATGCTGGAGATGGAAAAGATATAGAGTACAAAAACTTTTTGAGGGTGTTGTAGaggacagagaatattctttTAGAGAATTAAATTTAGGGAACGTTGGTGGAGACAGCCTTAGAACGCACAAACAGGGAAAGTAAATGTGGAGCATAATATGTCAGCCTGTCAGCTAGACAGAGGACATTTGCAGCATTGCAAGAGTTGCATACAAACGAAATGCGGAAAAAAATTATCTGCACGAAATAAGCTGTAGGAGAATCGTCC from Zea mays cultivar B73 chromosome 6, Zm-B73-REFERENCE-NAM-5.0, whole genome shotgun sequence harbors:
- the LOC100275560 gene encoding uncharacterized protein LOC100275560 isoform 2 (isoform 2 is encoded by transcript variant 2) → MVQLPSSGKRHAEPAEQTMAPARRAAAVKLEVEELGANERGPLSKRARPAQPMPPTPPQPQQDMYHNVLDEPSPLGLRLKKSPSLLDLIQMRLSQASNAGESSMDNSGSEPSKKKDSKSGVSSAGERLKASNFPANILKIGSWEYVSRYEGDLVAKCYFAKHKLVWEVLEGGLKSKIEIQWSDIAALKAICPENGQGTLDVVLARPPLFFKETDPQPRKHTLWQAASDFTGGQASMHRRHFLQCPSTLLSKNFEKLIQCDQRLYQLSQQPEITLDPTLFEPRCTIFEDPVESKCAGFTNLKDEHRALPGYSDSVSPCAGSSISAKKENNDSIRMPAEYPPQTVGIGIFTGVGAVGAQAVSRNVNGAAPEFNIPNWWSQLKVPGLRPSMSVDDLVNHLGNCISEQITSGDPALANNEVPTKETLEGIAQYLLGDTQGPPVTAAVERSLMARVDSLCCLIQKDTAPVAKPKPEPNDGDSIGVEASDGSDEEFTSAPTGKPTDATNPPAMSRKDSFGELLTNLPRIASLPQFLFKIPEGTEN
- the LOC100275560 gene encoding uncharacterized protein LOC100275560 isoform 1 (isoform 1 is encoded by transcript variant 1), which translates into the protein MVQLPSSGKRHAEPAEQTMAPARRAAAVKLEVEELGANERGPLSKRARPAQPMPPTPPQPQQDMYHNVLDEPSPLGLRLKKSPSLLDLIQMRLSQASNAGESSMDNSGSEPSKKKDSKSGVSSAGERLKASNFPANILKIGSWEYVSRYEGDLVAKCYFAKHKLVWEVLEGGLKSKIEIQWSDIAALKAICPENGQGTLDVVLARPPLFFKETDPQPRKHTLWQAASDFTGGQASMHRRHFLQCPSTLLSKNFEKLIQCDQRLYQLSQQPEITLDPTLFEPRCTIFEDPVESKCAGFTNLKDEHRALPGYSDSVSPCAGSSISAKKENNDSIRMPAEYPPQTVGIGVGAVGAQAVSRNVNGAAPEFNIPNWWSQLKVPGLRPSMSVDDLVNHLGNCISEQITSGDPALANNEVPTKETLEGIAQYLLGDTQGPPVTAAVERSLMARVDSLCCLIQKDTAPVAKPKPEPNDGDSIGVEASDGSDEEFTSAPTGKPTDATNPPAMSRKDSFGELLTNLPRIASLPQFLFKIPEGTEN